From Paraburkholderia flava, a single genomic window includes:
- a CDS encoding peroxiredoxin family protein — MSPTPVTRRAGPFRYIAAAVVAVAIATAGYFAFGSQQHVPDATFTLLSGQKVSTSDLKGKVYLINFWATNCDTCMKEMPQMVNTYNRFKGQGLEFVAVAMNYDAPMYVTNYTQTRQLPFKVAMDDGSAAKQFGNVQLTPTTFVVDKNGKILKRYVGEPQFAELDQLLQKALSAA; from the coding sequence ATGAGCCCTACTCCTGTTACCCGACGTGCCGGCCCGTTCCGCTATATCGCGGCCGCCGTGGTCGCCGTCGCAATCGCGACTGCCGGCTATTTCGCGTTCGGCAGCCAGCAGCACGTCCCCGATGCGACGTTCACGCTGCTGTCCGGCCAGAAAGTGTCGACCAGCGACCTGAAGGGTAAGGTCTATCTGATCAACTTCTGGGCGACGAACTGCGACACCTGCATGAAGGAAATGCCGCAGATGGTCAACACGTACAACCGCTTCAAGGGCCAAGGGCTCGAGTTCGTCGCGGTCGCGATGAACTACGACGCGCCGATGTACGTGACGAACTACACGCAGACGCGCCAGCTTCCGTTCAAGGTCGCAATGGACGACGGCTCCGCCGCGAAGCAGTTCGGCAATGTTCAACTGACGCCGACCACTTTTGTCGTCGACAAGAACGGCAAGATCCTGAAGCGCTATGTCGGCGAGCCGCAGTTCGCCGAGCTCGACCAGTTGCTCCAGAAGGCGCTCAGCGCAGCCTGA